One genomic window of Mustela nigripes isolate SB6536 chromosome 15, MUSNIG.SB6536, whole genome shotgun sequence includes the following:
- the LOC132002907 gene encoding heterogeneous nuclear ribonucleoprotein A1-like has product MSKSESPKEPEQLRKLFIGGLSFETTDESLRSHFEQWGTLTDCGVMRDPNTKRSGGFGFVTYATVEEVDAAMNARPHKVDGRVVEPKRAVSREDSQRPGAHLTVKKIFIFVGGIKEDTEEHHLRDYFEQYGKIKVIEIMTDRGSGKKRGFAFVTFDDHDSVDKIVIQKYHTVNGHNCEVRKALSKQEMATASSSQRGRSGSGNFGGGCGGGFGGNDKFGHGGNFSGRGGFGGSRGGGGYGGSGDGYNGFGNDGGYGGGGPGYSGGSRGYGSGGQGYGNQGSGYGGSGSYDSYNNGGGRGGYDGGSGSNFGGGGSYNDFGNYINQSSDFGPMKGGNFGGRSSGPYGGGGQYFAKPRNQGGYGGSSSSSSYGSLITARKQSLAGEESQRSDREATGYNRFVNSAKHSGGRA; this is encoded by the exons ATGTCGaagtcagagtctcccaaagagcctgaacagCTGCGGAAGCTCTTCATCGgaggtctgagctttgaaacaaccGATGAGAGTCTGAGGAGCCATTTTGAGCAATGGGGAACACTTACGGACTGTGGGGTAATGAGAGATCCGAACACCAAGCGCTCCGgaggctttgggtttgtcacctatgccactgtggaggaggtggatgcagccatgaatgcaaggccacacaaggtggatggaagagttgtggaaccaaagagggctgtctcaagagaagattctcaaagacctggtgcccacttaactgtgaaaaagattttt atttttgttggtggcattaaagaagacactgaagaacatcatctaagagattatttcgaacagtatgggaaaatcaaagtgattgagatcatgactgaccgaggcagtggcaaaaagaggggttttgcttttgtaacatttgatgaccatgattctgtagacaagattgtcattcaaaaataccatactgtgaatggccacaactgtgaagtaaggaaagcgctctctaagcaagagatggctactgcttcatccagccaaagaggtcgaagtggttctggaaactttggtggtggttgtggaggtggttttggtgggaatgacaaATTTGGTCACGGAGGAAACTTCAGTGGTcgaggtggctttggtggcagtcgaggtggtggtggatatggtggcagtggggatggctatAACGGATTTGGTAATGATGGTGGTTATGGAGGAGGCGGCCCTGGTTActctggaggaagcagaggctatGGAAGTGGTGGACAGGGTTATGGAAACCAGGGCAGTGGCTATGGCGGGAGTGGCAGCTATGACAGCTATAACAACGGAGGAGGCAGAGGCGGCTATGACGGTGGTAGTGGAAGCAACTTTGGAGGTGGCGGAAGCTATAATGACTTTGGCAATTACATCAATCAATCCTCAGATTTTGGACCCATGAAAGGAGGtaattttggaggcagaagctctggcccttatggtggtggaggccaatacttcgccaaaccacgaaaccaaggtggctatggtggttccagcagcagcagcagctatggcagtttaattactgccaggaaacaaagcttagcaggagaggagagccagagaagtgacagggaagctacaggttacaacagatttgtgaactcagccaagcacagtggtggcagggcctaa